One window of the Fundidesulfovibrio soli genome contains the following:
- the otsB gene encoding trehalose-phosphatase, with the protein MKDTLPGLGQLLEDPLARQVLSGRRPWVLALDYDGTLAPFRPDRDHACPYAGVRDVLNRLPTKGRSRFVMISGRDASSLSRLLNIHPIPEIWGCHGAQRLIPGEGEAVIPLTPEQQAALEQARALVEDESRTETKPCGIAFHWRGLAPDEKREFMARLEPRLMELAGRAGFELHPFDGGLELRLPGASKATAIRSLLEEHPEALVIYLGDDRTDEDAFKALKGRGIGVLVSARPHASEASFWIRPPQELLALLGRFTSLNPKARRPEYAQ; encoded by the coding sequence ATGAAAGATACGCTCCCCGGCCTGGGTCAACTGCTTGAAGACCCGCTGGCGAGGCAGGTCCTTTCCGGCAGGCGGCCCTGGGTGCTGGCACTTGATTACGATGGGACCCTCGCGCCCTTCCGTCCCGACCGGGACCACGCCTGCCCCTACGCGGGCGTGCGCGACGTGCTGAACCGCCTCCCCACCAAGGGGAGGAGCCGCTTCGTCATGATCAGCGGGCGCGACGCCTCGAGCCTCTCCCGGCTTCTCAACATCCATCCCATTCCTGAGATCTGGGGCTGCCACGGCGCGCAGCGCCTCATACCCGGGGAGGGCGAAGCCGTGATCCCGCTCACCCCGGAGCAGCAGGCGGCCCTGGAGCAGGCGCGCGCCCTCGTTGAGGATGAATCACGCACGGAGACGAAACCCTGCGGCATTGCCTTCCACTGGCGCGGTCTCGCTCCCGACGAGAAGCGGGAGTTCATGGCCCGCCTCGAACCGCGACTCATGGAGCTTGCGGGGCGGGCCGGGTTCGAGCTGCATCCCTTCGACGGAGGCCTGGAGCTGCGGTTGCCGGGAGCCAGCAAGGCCACGGCCATCCGCTCGCTTCTGGAGGAGCACCCGGAGGCGCTGGTCATCTACCTCGGAGACGACCGCACCGACGAAGACGCCTTCAAGGCATTGAAAGGGCGTGGCATAGGGGTGCTGGTCAGCGCCCGGCCGCACGCTTCGGAGGCGTCCTTCTGGATCAGGCCGCCGCAGGAGCTGCTTGCGCTGCTCGGACGGTTCACCAGCCTCAACCCCAAGGCGAGGAGGCCAGAGTATGCCCAATGA